A segment of the Coffea arabica cultivar ET-39 chromosome 8c, Coffea Arabica ET-39 HiFi, whole genome shotgun sequence genome:
tGTGTCTCTTAAATTTGTCTCATTTACTTTAGTGcaagaattttatttttcttttttatcacCTTTAATACAACAAGATCTATTACAAAGATGTAAGAAAGTTGGGAAAaaactttcaaaattattttggtTATACTTTCTTCAAAAATTACTAGTTTTGTTTAATTCTTTTCCGGACTTGATTCCACAATAGACTCATTTTGGATACAATCTTGTACCATAATATTCTTAAGGAAGTTGGAAAAGTTGTCATATATTTATTATTCTTGTGTTTATTATGTTTTAAAAGGATGAAATGCGTGAGAATAGTAATGTGCTCAAAATTATCATAAAACTTCGTTTTATCCTTGTGTTTGTCATATTTGGAAAAGTTGAAAAAGTTGCCTTCGTTTTATCCTTGTATTTGTCATATTTGAAAAAGTTGAAAAAGTTGCCATATACTTATTATCCTTATGTTTGTTATATTGTAAAAGAATGAAATACGTGAGAATAgtgatgtactcaaaattatcataaaatttcattttatctattatatattataattctaatatatatgtactaaatttattaaatcgatttgattattggatgaaatgtgagaatggtgatgtatGGATTTTGATTATAATATCTTTACCAATGTTAATTGGaaagcatatttttttattggaaaatatattgatattaagtgaaaaatatttgtttattaaaaaatattttttttagagGGGTACCCTATGATCCATCCTTTTttttcgggtacccgaaaaTATTTGAAGTGAATTAGAATCGTAAAATGACCGATTCGATATTTTAGGATTGGATCAACTAAATCTTATTAGGGGCGAATATCCGACCGTAACTATCCCTAGTTTGACCGATGAAAAGGAAATCAGTTCCTTTATTTTTGGGTGGCTACCAACGAAAAAGGAGAATTATACTTTCCCAAGGCTTGCTTTTGACATTTGTTTTTGGCTTTGGAAAACCATTAGGAAGAAACTAATAGAGAGTAGCCGCAATTGTGGACTTGtgaattcctttttcttagttttGACCGAATTGAAGTAGAGAACCTTAAAACTCTCTCTCGTATGCTTGTGGTTAGGAACAATAGACAGCAACAATTTGTCTTGTTTTTCTTTCGCTGGTTGATTGAAATTGAGAGAACCAATTTAGcgattttttccaattttctacgCATGGCTGATTCTCCGTTAATAGAGAACTAACTCTCTAATTTTAGTCAAGGGAATAATTGAAAATTTGGTTTGGTAAAtattgtaaaatttaaattattttaattactttcttcatttattggtatttatatattttctgcttttaattgttatagcttttgtgtatgattgaatagtgcacaatatttaattattcgcATAGGTTGTTTTGCTAATTAGGGATAGTTGGATCCATAATTATTCGATTACCTCTGTCCCGATAACAACTGGCATAATTGAACTTATATCAGGGGAatatatgatctaatttaaacaaacactcgtagcgtgtttgttagttaagATTGGACTTTTTTAAACCTTAATGCAATTtagaaattaaattctacggtcgtacctaaaATTGTTTTCAGGatagagaaatagtcaacggttATACTTTGACTAtcgaaaaaataagaaaaaactggttgtttatcgcgtgtatgacatctataactaatctattaataaatgctGGAATTTTATGTGAAttgatgatcagtgcatgaaccatttctgaagtgtactcTTGGTTAAAGTTTTCCCAAGTATTTCtgtcaattaattatttttcgcatttgatttatttagttcattaacatttaatcctaaaatcTCCCATTTATCTTGACttaaaaggaaacaaattttTCTCCAATCCTTGAGGAGACAACCCTGCTTGTCACTGTCTACTAGTAAGTGAATTTAGTCAgataattaattctggtatatcggatcaagcaaactcatCGGGAACAGTAAATCAAGTAACACATTGCACACACCTAGAGTCCTTGTTTCAGTActtagaattgattattgattATTTTTTGTAGTAGTTaggtttcattattattattacacaggttcgacacctgtcaatgtttttgaaaaattttactgtagcagagtttttaaagtatattttgagatatttttagaaaatattttgaaatatttaagagtagtagagtttttaaaatatattttgggatattttttaaatattaaaaaaaatttagactacttTTTAGGTTACATTttaaagtactttttaaaaatttttacagtatttaaaaaactagtttttgaaaaactcctaGATCCAAACAGAGCAATTATGAGAAGAAAATAAACTTGCCTCTGATTACATTGGCTAAAGCATGAGCTATAGCTACTGTCTTCCTACAAACCTTGACTATTCGAACAAAAGACAAACAACTACATATAAACATAAGATGTCTTTCACAATAGCCCGCACCTGTTGGGCCGGATCCTCAATATATTGCAATAACAAAAGGCAGTGAGTTTTAATATCAACAGAATTGCAGGGAATAATAGTTAGGAAGATATCTGAGAGCATGTAAGTAGGCCAGCGCCTCAGTTTGCAAAGGTGTCAATGCTTGAACTTTTCTAGAGTTTGAGGTCTTTGCATGTTTTCAAGATGTTGAGCGAAGGAACCATCTATAAAGGCTTTCACTTGGGTAGGTTGATAAATTGCATCCCcttcatggaatgatagctccCAAGTAATGACTTGCTTCTCTGATGATGTGGTTCTGGAGAACATTGATAGTTGTTTTCCTCTTGCCACGGTAGCTTCACTTGATACATTGCATCCATTGCATTcagtaatttttccaaattaaaaTCTCTGCCCTCCCACACGAATTTATTTCGTGCTAGCCATATATTCCACAAAATATAGATAGACAACATAATGTCATTGTCATCAGGAGCATCTTTGATCCATCCCTGCAGCCAGCCCATACAGCTAAGGAAACTGCTGTACCAGCTTCAAAGTCAAAACATAGCCAAGGAAACTGCCGTACCAGCTTCAAAGTCAAAACATAGCCCATACAGCTAAGGAAACTGGTGTACCAGCTTCAAAGTCAAAACATAGCCGGGAAGCTCTCCAAATTCTAACTGATAATTGCACTCCAGAAACAAGTGTGTAGCAGATTCATTTTGCTTACCACATCGAAAAAGACAGATAGGGGAAGGACAGCAATTCCTTAAATGAAATTACTgaatttaagtgctgaattggatTATAAAACAACTTGGTGAAATTAAGCCAAGCACTACTgtaaatccttttttttttttctttaattttgtacTTTGTGCTAAGCAAGAGCACGTATATCTTATGAAATGTAATTAGAAGAATGGAGGGAAATAGGAGCCAAAGAAGATACAGCAGTAAAGAAGAAAAAGCAACATGAACTTCAAATTTGCAGTTCAAGAATTGTATCCATCATTGATTCTTGTAGAACATCTTCTGCAATCTGGATCGCAATATCTTCTGCATCAGGACGAAGTTCAAACCATAACCCAAACTTCGCCATATCCATTCCTACAAGCTGATCCAGTGTTGGTTGTCCCAGCTTTGGAGATATGTAGCAATTGACTTCTTTCACTACTTCTTCAATCACGTTTGCTTCAAGCGGAGCAGGCCTGATATTTGGTTTGAGAAGTGATAACCAAGGGGAGCATCCAAAGTAGCAGGAATATATACCTAAGAGGACTTCGTGAATGCAGTCAAGTAGGAGATTGAGTTCACAGTTTGCCTCGACTCGAAATAATCCCACACTATCGGCTGAGTATAGATTGTTTAGAACATGTGGAAGACAAGGACTAAATGCTGATAGCTCTTCAAAATCGAAATTTGAAGCTTGCATAACGGCCCTTATACAGGCTGACATATATTCCTCTTCATCCGTGCTTGCAGGAATATCGACCTTAGGGTCGTCTTCAAGGGATTCGACTTGCAAATGATCATGAAAATCAATACGACGTGGTTGCAATTGTGATTCATCTGCAGATGGTCATGATAATATTTAGCTGATAGTTTCTcgctaaaaaaaatgcaaaatttggTTTGACTGAGACCTACCTTGCTTAGCTGTAGTGCTTGTAGGACTATTGGCATCTTCAGAGGAAAATGGGTCTAGGACAGAAACTGGACTCGGATGACCTTCTCTGTATTTACAAGCGTCCACAATTTCGAGTGCAGATATGTCTAAAGGACTGGAAGCAGGTCTTAATAAAGATCTGTGGTGATGATCCTCTGAAGAATCAGCctgaaaaggggaaaaaaatgacCGTGTATGTCAAACAAAATCTGCGGTAATAAGCAGCAGAAacgagaaaaagaagaagagagaaaatatCTAACTATTTAAGGAGATTAGAAATCAAACGGCTTACACAAATAAGAGGAAATGGAAACTCACCAAACTTGAGGACTTGTAGCCATTGTCGTATAACAATTTGGTTGATTCAGTGCTTGGTCCACAGCAGGTACGATCAACCTTGTCTCGTTCACATGGCACTTCCAAAATGTTCATATTCCCAGGTAGCAGGCTTTCATTTTCCTCAGTATCGTTCATGCAACCTGCAAAACCATTTCAACTGTTTAAAACAGCACTACACTAAACGGAAAGCAAGCATCAGTTTAATTACCAGTAGGTTTAAGGTCATCTCCAGTAGCACAGATGTTTTCCCGACCTTCAATGTCATCACTAATCTTTTCTGGGATATTAGgactaatttcaaaagttttcatcTGATCATCTGATCCAGAATCAGCAGATAGTTGAACTTCTTCATTATGCTTCTGAGGGCTTGGCCAGCTCACTCCCTTTCCTTTCTCAATGTCACTGTACGGAAAAAATCTCATCAGCATTGAAGCAGAAGCACTTGTGTCCCTCTTGGGACTACGAGTGAACAAGTAGTCATGATCAGGCAAAGAGAGAATCATCTGCAACGTTCTGGGGGTCTGTTTTCTGGGTAGGGTCTCAGCCAAATTCAAATTTCTGAACCTTTCAGAAAGGTGTCGTTTTGCTTCTATGAATATATCTGACTGTTGGTTGGAGCAGCTTGTGGTTGAGGAGTTGCACTCAGAGACATTCTTGAAATCAATTTCAGGTCCCTTGTGTGATATCAAACCCTTTGGTTTTGGTTGCTTGCCCATCCTCTTGGCATCATTGACAGATCTAGATTCTCCTTTTGAAATAATGGGACTGATCCCGTTTTCAACATATTTCAAGGAATTTTTGTTTCTATAAAGTTGATTTAGACCATCTCCCAATGATATTGAACGCTGCTCTCTCTCGCTTTCTCCTCCCACTCCTTTCAATTTTCTCTTAATCTCTTTGAGGGAAAAGTATGTGGATTTGCTATTTTCCCGTTTATTTTTCAAACTGTGGTGAGACTGCAGAGATGAGCAATGACAAGACACATTCTCAGGCATCTTCCTGCCATTTGATCCTGGCTTCAGAACTACAATCGCATTTGAAGCAGAACTGGTACTTCTCTTCGATGAAAATCCATATCGTTGCTTAAGTTTTTGCCACAGAAGTTTGTTCGCATTCCTCTTTTGTATACTCATGGTAGAAAGGGAATCTTCATAATCGCTTGTTCCACTACTCTGACATTCTGAAGACTGGGAACTAGGAGATGAGTTGATTCCTTTTTTCTCCCTTGGTGGAAACTGCAATTTCTGGATATGTTTCACCAACAGAGAATTAGGATCTTGGAGAAGTTTCAGGAATAAATCCCTGTTTACGTGCAAAATTTCTGAAGCATCTGAGAATGGTTCAGATTTACTGCTGACGGCATCTTTACTCGTATATCTCCGCTTTATAT
Coding sequences within it:
- the LOC113703277 gene encoding uncharacterized protein; the encoded protein is MMEIGSPRLPLPKGKYRWSCIWGLVDMFDFRTGRTHQKRLSNGKTRHKHDAQHSRKVDTLADFCEKCQGIEDGAGLGNHAVDAYKTKVKDTVQEEFPTEKQIQKLLKAMKQHQGKSDLADNHKASKSLKKASQMLANHRKERDHEGHHPCSCSDELSLDNHKFAAMLEEIFSQIHQDGRFNGDIHRSLIPSRFKQLDEINVQLLQMSAKAFIDQIYIKRRYTSKDAVSSKSEPFSDASEILHVNRDLFLKLLQDPNSLLVKHIQKLQFPPREKKGINSSPSSQSSECQSSGTSDYEDSLSTMSIQKRNANKLLWQKLKQRYGFSSKRSTSSASNAIVVLKPGSNGRKMPENVSCHCSSLQSHHSLKNKRENSKSTYFSLKEIKRKLKGVGGESEREQRSISLGDGLNQLYRNKNSLKYVENGISPIISKGESRSVNDAKRMGKQPKPKGLISHKGPEIDFKNVSECNSSTTSCSNQQSDIFIEAKRHLSERFRNLNLAETLPRKQTPRTLQMILSLPDHDYLFTRSPKRDTSASASMLMRFFPYSDIEKGKGVSWPSPQKHNEEVQLSADSGSDDQMKTFEISPNIPEKISDDIEGRENICATGDDLKPTGCMNDTEENESLLPGNMNILEVPCERDKVDRTCCGPSTESTKLLYDNGYKSSSLADSSEDHHHRSLLRPASSPLDISALEIVDACKYREGHPSPVSVLDPFSSEDANSPTSTTAKQDESQLQPRRIDFHDHLQVESLEDDPKVDIPASTDEEEYMSACIRAVMQASNFDFEELSAFSPCLPHVLNNLYSADSVGLFRVEANCELNLLLDCIHEVLLGIYSCYFGCSPWLSLLKPNIRPAPLEANVIEEVVKEVNCYISPKLGQPTLDQLVGMDMAKFGLWFELRPDAEDIAIQIAEDVLQESMMDTILELQI